The Rhodanobacteraceae bacterium genomic sequence CGGACGGATCGGCCATGCGGGCGAACGCCGGATCCCAGGCCAGCGCGGCCGGCGACGAGCAGGCGATCGATTTGCCGCCGGGCACGGTGGCGGCGCAGGCGTGACCGGGATAGTGCTGTTCGAAAATGCGGCGGTAGAGGTACGCCTCCTTGGTTTGCGGTGTGTTGAACGGAAAGCGCGAAGACGCCGCGGCGAATTCGCGATCGGTCACGGCCAGTTCGGCCTGCGCCTTCAGGCCGTCGATCCAGCCGTAGCCCACGCCGTCGCTGAACTGTTCCTTCTGCCGCCACAGGATTTCCTTCGGCAGCGCGCCGTCGAAGGCTTCGCGCAGCACGTGCTTCTCGATCTTGCCGTTGCCCGCCATCTTGTGCGCGGCATCGATGCCCATCGCCACGTCGATGAATTCCAGATCCAGGAACGGCACGCGCGCTTCCACGCCCCACGCCATCATCGCCTTGTTCGCGCGCAGGCAATCGTAGGCATGCAGCGCGTCCAGCTTGCGCACGGTTTCCTCGTGGAAGGCTTCGGCCGAGGGCGCCTTGTGGAAATACAGATAGCCGCCGAAGATTTCGTCCGAGCCCTCGCCCGACAGCACCATCTTCACGCCCATCGCCTTGATCCGACGCGCCAGCAGATACATCGGCGTGGCCGCGCGGATGGTGGTGACGTCGTAGGTTTCGAGGTGCCGGATCACTTCGGGCACGGCGTCCCAACCTTCCTGGAAGGTGTAGACGAACCCGTGGTGCACGGTGCCCAGCGCGTCGGCGGCCACTTGCGCCGCGGCGAGATCGGGTGAACCCTCGAGTCCGATCGCGAACGAGTGCAGGCGCGGCCACCAGGCCTCGCTGCGGTCGTTGTCCTCGATGCGCTCGCGCGCGAACATCGCGGCGCAGGCGGCGACCAGCGACGAATCCAGTCCGCCGGAAAGCAGCACGCCGTAAGGCACGTCGGTCATCAACTGGCGATGCACGGCCTGCTCGAAGGCGCGACGCAATTCGCCCGGCGCAGGTGCGCGGCCACGCGTCACGGCGTAGTCGCGCCAGGGCTTTTCGTAGTAGCGGCGCAGTTCGCCCGTGGCGCTGTCGTACACGTGGCCCGGCGGAAGCGTCGCCACGTCCGCGCACACGTCCACCAGCGCCTTCATCTCCGACGCCACGCACAAGCGGCCCTGCGCGTCATGCCCCCAGTACAGCGGCATCACCCCGATCGGATCGCGCGCGATCAGGTAGCGCTGCGCCGCGCCGTCCCACAGTGCGAACGCGAAGATGCCGTTGAGCTTCGTGAGGCCATGCTCGATGAAATCCGCGGCGCCTTGTTCGCGATACAGGGCATTGATGACTTCGCAGTCCGAGCCGGTGGTGAAATCGTAATCGCTGGCTGCGCGCAG encodes the following:
- a CDS encoding Asparagine synthetase [glutamine-hydrolyzing] → MCGILGMFDLQPGDDLVALRRQALELSRRQRHRGPDWSGVYVDAGVILVHERLAIVDPASGAQPLRSRDGTLALAVNGEIYNHRELRAASDYDFTTGSDCEVINALYREQGAADFIEHGLTKLNGIFAFALWDGAAQRYLIARDPIGVMPLYWGHDAQGRLCVASEMKALVDVCADVATLPPGHVYDSATGELRRYYEKPWRDYAVTRGRAPAPGELRRAFEQAVHRQLMTDVPYGVLLSGGLDSSLVAACAAMFARERIEDNDRSEAWWPRLHSFAIGLEGSPDLAAAQVAADALGTVHHGFVYTFQEGWDAVPEVIRHLETYDVTTIRAATPMYLLARRIKAMGVKMVLSGEGSDEIFGGYLYFHKAPSAEAFHEETVRKLDALHAYDCLRANKAMMAWGVEARVPFLDLEFIDVAMGIDAAHKMAGNGKIEKHVLREAFDGALPKEILWRQKEQFSDGVGYGWIDGLKAQAELAVTDREFAAASSRFPFNTPQTKEAYLYRRIFEQHYPGHACAATVPGGKSIACSSPAALAWDPAFARMADPSGRAVRGVHAQALA